Proteins from a genomic interval of Cucumis melo cultivar AY chromosome 7, USDA_Cmelo_AY_1.0, whole genome shotgun sequence:
- the LOC103493069 gene encoding protein NLP7-like isoform X3, producing MMMMILNLLPMLALFLLRAGTSNSHSVPQKPTENQKFKILPVPSSSWGILPSENPDGYCLIKEKMAQALRYIKESSDQHVLAQVWAPVKSGGKFVLSTSGQPFFLDSQSNGLHQYRMASLTFMFSLDADQDGYLGLPGRVFQQKLPEWTPNVQYYSSKEYPRLSHALNYNVQGTLALPVFDPSGHSCLGVLELIMTSPKINYAPEVDKVCKALEAVNLKSSEILDHPNNQIQSWQCLSNQICNEGRQNALAEILEVLTVVCETHNLPLAQTWVPCRHRNVLAYGGGLKKSCTSFDGSCMGRICMSATEVASYVVDAHMWGFRDACLEHHLQKGQGVSGRAFLSHSSCFCGDITQFCKTEYPLVHYALMFGLKSCFSICLRSTFTGDDEYILEFFLPPSIVDYQEQKNLLGALMATMKKHFYTLKVASGINLEDKEGLVEIIQASRNGGFDSRLEYIQIPQPVELPPASDAMPKAVEVAALETLQQQSLMVHDAPKDENNGAWDGESHKPVPCPQNKEVKKTSERKRGKAEKSISLEVLQQYFAGSLKDAAKSLGVCPTTMKRICRQHGISRWPSRKINKVNRSLSKLKRVIESVQGAEGAFGISSLATSPLPVTVSSSSHPLTPEGSNQQNFVASQPSDSQYKETNTSEAQTNDTQARLEDQLHRGVLSPEEPIHEQNGFLPKFGNGLNNFRTGSGSREESAGTPTSHGSCQGSPANDSALANNPISIPQHEQCVRRESPEVAFHPIDKLNVSAPACSIPDTLVMVEPEEPFGGMLIEDAGSSKDLKNLCASVADAVLDEPVPEFCWSNHHDIALRQPMDSICHTVPHISPRQEPRRITIKATYKEDIIRFRIPLSSGIVELREEVAKRLKLEVGTFDIKYIDDDREWVLIACDADLQECVDISKSSGSNIIRLSVHDLNVNLGSSCESTGE from the exons atgatgatgatgattctaAATTTGCTGCCTATGCTTGCTCTGTTCTTG CTGAGAGCAGGTACTTCCAATTCACATTCTGTACCGCAAAAGCCGACGGAGAACCAAAAGTTTAAGATTCTTCCAGTTCCGTCTTCATCATGGGGAATACTGCCATCAGAGAATCCAGATGGGTATTGCTTAATCAAAGAAAAAATGGCACAAGCTCTTCGGTACATTAAAGAATCATCTGACCAGCATGTTCTAGCTCAAGTTTGGGCGCCTGTAAAAAGTGGTGGCAAGTTTGTACTTTCAACTTCCGGGCAACCGTTTTTCCTTGATTCACAGAGCAATGGACTTCATCAATATAGGATGGCCTCTTTGACGTTTATGTTTTCCTTGGATGCCGACCAGGATGGATATCTTGGGCTCCCAGGTCGTGTTTTCCAACAAAAGTTGCCAGAGTGGACTCCAAATGTGCAGTACTACTCAAGCAAGGAGTATCCCCGACTTAGTCACGCTCTTAACTACAATGTTCAGGGAACTTTGGCTTTGCCTGTTTTTGACCCTTCCGGCCACTCTTGTCTTGGTGTTCTTGAGCTAATCATGACCTCACCAAAGATCAATTATGCACCTGAGGTGGACAAAGTCTGCAAAGCTCTTGAG GCTGTCAATCTAAAAAGTTCGGAGATTTTGGACCATCCGAATAATCAG ATACAATCTTGGCAATGCTTGTCAAACCAGATTTGCAATGAAGGTCGTCAGAATGCACTGGCTGAAATTTTGGAGGTACTCACAGTTGTATGCGAAACTCATAACTTACCATTGGCTCAAACCTGGGTTCCATGCAGGCACCGAAACGTGCTCGCCTACGGTGGAGGTTTGAAGAAAAGCTGTACTAGCTTTGATGGTAGTTGCATGGGACGGATCTGTATGTCCGCAACTGAAGTAGCATCCTATGTTGTTGATGCTCACATGTGGGGTTTTCGTGATGCATGTTTAGAACACCATTTACAAAAGGGTCAAGGGGTTTCGGGTAGAGCGTTTTTATCTCACAGCTCATgtttttgtggagacatcaccCAATTCTGTAAGACTGAGTACCCTTTGGTACACTATGCACTTATGTTTGGATTGAAGAGTTGTTTTTCGATCTGCTTACGAAGCACGTTTACTGGAGATGATGAGTACATTCTAGAATTTTTTCTGCCACCGAGCATTGTTGATTATCAGGAACAAAAGAATTTGTTGGGTGCATTAATGGCAACAATGAAGAAGCATTTCTACACTCTCAAAGTTGCTTCTGGAATCAACCTTGAGGACAAGGAAGGACTTGTTGAGATCATTCAAGCATCTAGAAATGGAGGATTTGACTCAAGACTTGAATATATTCAAATTCCGCAACCTGTGGAATTGCCACCTGCATCTGATGCCATGCCAAAAGCAGTAGAGGTAGCTGCATTAGAAACATTGCAACAACAATCTTTAATGGTTCATGATGCTCCGAAGGATGAAAACAATGGTGCTTGGGATGGGGAAAGCCACAAGCCCGTTCCTTGTCCACAGAATAAGGAAGTGAAAAAGACGTCCGAAAGGAAGCGTGGAAAGGCAGAGAAATCAATTAGTCTGGAGGTTCTTCAACAATATTTTGCTGGCAGTCTTAAGGATGCTGCTAAAAGCCTTGGTG TTTGTCCCACAACAATGAAGCGTATCTGTAGGCAACATGGGATCTCACGGTGGCCATCTCGGAAGATCAACAAGGTCAATCGTTCACTTTCAAAGCTAAAGCGTGTCATTGAATCTGTTCAAGGGGCTGAAGGAGCATTCGGAATATCTTCTCTGGCTACCAGTCCACTTCCTGTTACTGTTAGCTCGAGTTCTCATCCTTTAACTCCAGAAGGGTCTAACCAGCAAAACTTTGTTGCTTCTCAACCATCTGATTCTCAATATAAGGAAACAAACACCTCAGAAGCACAGACAAACGACACACAGGCTAGGTTGGAAGATCAATTACATAGAGGAGTGTTGAGTCCAGAAGAACCAATTCACGAACAAAATGGATTCCTGCCAAAGTTTGGAAATGGTTTGAACAATTTTCGAACAGGGAGCGGATCACGGGAAGAGAGTGCCGGGACGCCTACTTCTCATGGTTCATGCCAAGGTAGTCCTGCAAACGACAGTGCACTAGCAAATAATCCCATTTCTATTCCTCAGCATGAACAATGTGTAAGAAGAGAATCTCCTGAAGTAGCATTCCATCCAATCGATAAACTGAATGTATCGGCGCCTGCTTGTTCAATCCCAGATACGCTTGTGATGGTTGAGCCTGAGGAACCATTTGGAGGAATGCTGATCGAGGATGCAGGAAGTTCTAAGGACTTAAAAAATCTTTGTGCTTCTGTTGCCGATGCTGTTCTTGATGAGCCAGTACCCGAATTTTGTTGGTCCAACCATCATGATATAGCTCTGAGACAACCTATGGACTCAATTTGTCACACAGTCCCTCATATATCACCAAGGCAAGAACCAAGGAGGATAACTATCAAGGCCACTTATAAGGAAGATATTATTCGATTTCGAATTCCTTTGAGTTCTGGTATTGTGGAGTTGAGAGAAGAAGTGGCAAAGAGACTGAAATTGGAGGTTGGTACGTTCGATATCAAATATATTGATGACGATCGTGAATGGGTTCTTATTGCGTGTGATGCAGATCTACAAGAGTGTGTAGATATCTCGAAGTCGTCAGGAAGCAATATCATAAGATTGTCAGTTCATGATTTAAATGTCAATCTTGGGAGTTCTTGTGAGAGTACTGGGGAGTGA